A genomic segment from Streptomyces sp. AM 4-1-1 encodes:
- a CDS encoding DEAD/DEAH box helicase produces the protein MARKLFPHQIEAVANIVRGLDVPLDGIPVNGLRGQVHAACGTGKTTIAAVSAKRIVPKGRILVLVPTLDLLTQTVREWHEAGHTGPAVAVCSLTDDPELWNLKVRSTTNPVQLALWHSTGPVTVYATYASLGVLAKAFEGAYGQQLAPMDLTVVDEAHRTSGSMGKAWADVHDQDVIPSYRRLYLTATPRIWEERPNREVAEGVRDPLPREMAASMDDEKVFGPVLYKLSLASAVSRKLLARYQIIVLELQDPVVTPERLMSEERHSERVRGERLGALQAALLHTMAEHHLQTCITFHHRTIEAQAFAEGLERVAKRLHADRPEKYPARIWADWLCGEHVPERRRGVLGEFGSTALRAVLCNCRVLGEGVDIRAVDSVAFLDPKGAPHDIVQAIGRALRQKPGQGKVASLIVPVFLQPGEEPEDMFTSGSYRPLVKVLEGLRAHDEEAIELLAIPQEPQKDVVQPSEYIGSPPEEGEDESRLLLRFAAPRDPVMVADWISFNVIDTERQDWARGWSALKTFTERELHARVPYGYKEGAFPLGTFVAEQRRAYGAGQMTGRRAQRLEKLGMVWNPADERFQENLEAAKAYYADHWTLCAPRSAAALDRPVGQWLSNLRRPGALEGHPEWKTALEAVDTHWNPAWPPEWQRHYAALRELLTDEDDRSEVLPGFTVHGMDVGKWLAKQRQHTVWEGLIDGQRDLLEAVGIVPLPPEQTKPTKAPKAAMSAFEKGVAALEQYKAREGSVKVPRAHVETLPDGSEVKLGVFLSNSKSRRAKLTADKLAALADLGLDWAA, from the coding sequence ATGGCTAGGAAACTGTTTCCTCACCAGATCGAGGCTGTTGCGAACATTGTGCGCGGTCTCGATGTTCCACTGGATGGCATTCCTGTCAATGGCCTGCGCGGACAGGTGCATGCCGCGTGCGGGACGGGAAAGACCACCATTGCCGCGGTGTCGGCAAAGCGGATTGTGCCCAAGGGGCGCATTCTGGTCCTGGTGCCGACGCTGGACCTTCTGACTCAGACGGTCCGTGAATGGCATGAGGCTGGGCACACGGGGCCGGCGGTTGCGGTGTGCAGCCTCACCGATGACCCGGAGCTGTGGAACCTCAAGGTGCGCTCCACCACGAACCCCGTGCAGCTGGCGCTGTGGCACAGCACGGGGCCTGTGACCGTCTACGCCACCTACGCGTCCCTGGGTGTCCTGGCGAAGGCGTTCGAGGGTGCCTACGGGCAGCAGCTGGCCCCGATGGACCTGACGGTGGTCGATGAGGCCCACAGGACAAGTGGCTCGATGGGCAAGGCCTGGGCCGACGTCCACGACCAGGACGTCATCCCCTCCTACCGGCGGCTGTATCTGACGGCCACGCCGCGGATCTGGGAGGAGCGGCCGAACCGTGAGGTCGCGGAGGGGGTGCGTGACCCGCTGCCGCGCGAGATGGCGGCCTCCATGGACGACGAGAAGGTCTTCGGGCCGGTCCTCTACAAGCTCTCGCTGGCATCGGCCGTGTCGCGGAAGCTGCTTGCGCGGTACCAGATCATCGTCCTGGAGCTCCAGGACCCGGTCGTCACCCCGGAGCGGCTGATGAGCGAGGAGCGGCACAGCGAGAGGGTGCGCGGTGAGCGCCTGGGGGCGCTGCAGGCGGCGTTGCTGCACACGATGGCGGAGCACCACCTCCAGACGTGCATCACCTTCCACCATCGGACGATAGAGGCGCAGGCGTTCGCGGAGGGCCTGGAGCGTGTCGCCAAGCGGCTGCACGCTGACCGGCCCGAGAAGTACCCGGCGCGCATCTGGGCGGACTGGCTGTGCGGTGAGCACGTCCCCGAGCGTCGGCGGGGGGTTCTGGGCGAGTTCGGGTCCACGGCGCTGCGGGCTGTCCTGTGCAACTGCCGGGTGCTGGGTGAGGGCGTCGACATCCGGGCTGTGGACTCGGTGGCCTTCCTGGACCCCAAGGGCGCTCCGCACGACATCGTCCAGGCGATCGGCCGGGCGCTGCGTCAAAAGCCCGGACAAGGGAAAGTCGCCTCTTTGATCGTGCCGGTATTCCTCCAGCCCGGAGAGGAGCCGGAAGACATGTTCACCTCCGGATCGTATCGGCCTTTGGTGAAGGTATTGGAGGGTCTGCGCGCTCACGACGAAGAGGCAATCGAATTGCTTGCGATTCCGCAGGAGCCTCAGAAGGACGTCGTGCAGCCGTCCGAGTACATCGGTTCGCCGCCCGAGGAAGGTGAGGACGAATCCCGTCTCTTGCTGCGTTTTGCGGCTCCGCGTGACCCGGTGATGGTCGCGGACTGGATTTCCTTCAACGTCATCGACACCGAGCGCCAGGACTGGGCGCGCGGCTGGTCGGCGCTCAAGACGTTCACGGAGCGTGAGCTTCACGCCCGAGTTCCCTATGGGTACAAAGAGGGCGCGTTTCCCCTGGGGACCTTTGTCGCAGAACAGCGAAGGGCCTACGGGGCGGGGCAGATGACCGGCAGGCGCGCGCAGCGGCTGGAGAAGCTGGGCATGGTCTGGAACCCGGCCGATGAGCGGTTCCAGGAGAACCTTGAGGCCGCCAAGGCGTACTACGCGGACCATTGGACCCTCTGCGCTCCGAGGTCCGCCGCTGCTCTGGACAGGCCGGTAGGGCAGTGGCTGAGCAATCTGCGGCGCCCCGGTGCGCTGGAGGGCCACCCTGAGTGGAAGACCGCGCTGGAGGCCGTGGACACGCACTGGAATCCCGCGTGGCCGCCGGAGTGGCAGCGGCACTACGCCGCGCTGCGGGAGCTGCTGACGGACGAGGACGACCGCTCCGAGGTCTTGCCCGGCTTCACCGTCCACGGCATGGACGTGGGCAAGTGGCTGGCGAAGCAGCGTCAGCACACGGTCTGGGAGGGACTGATAGACGGGCAGCGCGACCTCCTGGAAGCGGTCGGCATCGTGCCGCTGCCCCCGGAGCAGACGAAGCCCACTAAGGCCCCCAAGGCGGCCATGAGCGCCTTCGAGAAGGGCGTAGCGGCCCTGGAGCAGTACAAGGCCCGGGAAGGCTCTGTGAAGGTCCCCAGGGCCCACGTAGAGACGTTGCCGGATGGGTCGGAGGTCAAGCTCGGAGTGTTCCTCAGCAACAGCAAGAGCCGCCGGGCCAAGCTGACCGCCGACAAGCTCGCCGCGCTGGCCGACCTCGGACTCGACTGGGCTGCCTAG